The following coding sequences lie in one Gadus macrocephalus chromosome 1, ASM3116895v1 genomic window:
- the LOC132455741 gene encoding YTH domain-containing family protein 1-like isoform X2, translating to MSATSIDPQRSKGQASKMQNGSLHQKENVHDNDFEPYLTGQSTQNNSYQSMTDPYLSSYYAPSIGFPYPLSEAPWSTGGDPPIPYLTSYGPLSNGDHHYMPDTVFGQPGGLGSSIYPHRFNFFPENPAFSAWGTSGSQGQQTQSSAYGGSYNYPPSSLGGTLVPDGQTGFHSDTLNKAPGMNSLDQGMVGLKIGGDMTSQGSGVKAVGSVIGGPALGPTGNGAMPIGMPPPKPTSWAAIASKPAKPQQLKLKLKPGMGPPGGALPPPIKHNMNIGTWDKGPVSKVAPGPMHQHQHQHQQQHQQQHQQQQAPLGHPHNMGPQPPLQQAPMQPPPPQSMVQPPMQPMGLQPQHHHHHHQPPPQPYQNHNQPPPPQARWVAPRNRNLGYGPNGPGYEGCGVPGMVGVGNGGPPASASGGMGPGAENHPVLEKLCAAHSYNPREFEWNLKNGRVFIIKSYSEDDIHRSIKYSIWCSTEHGNKRLDGAFRNLNAKGPVYLLFSVNGSGHFCGVAEMRSPVDYGTSAGVWAQDKWKGKFDVDWLFVKDVPNSQLRHIRLENNDNKPVTNSRDTQEVPLEKAKQVLKIMATYKHTTSIFDDFSHYEKRQEEEEETFEPAPIPSRSRLDQERQNRNKQ from the exons ATGTCTGCTACAAGCATTGACCCTCAG AGATCAAAGGGACAAGCATCTAAAA TGCAAAATGGTTCACTGCATCAGAAGGAAAATGTCCATGACAATGACTTTGAGCCTTACCTCACTGGTCAATCCACTCAG AACAACAGCTACCAGTCGATGACGGACCCCTACCTTTCCAGCTACTACGCCCCCTCCATTGGATTCCCCTACCCACTCAGCGAGGCCCCCTGGTCCACCGGCGGAGACCCCCCCATCCCTTACCTCACTTCCTACGGACCCTTGAGCAATGGAGACCATCATTACATGCCGGACACTGTCTTTGGCCAGCCGGGGGGGCTGGGCAGCAGCATCTACCCGCACAGGTTTAACTTTTTCCCAGAGAATCCCGCCTTTTCTGCCTGGGGCACGAGTGGCTCCCAGGGCCAGCAGACCCAGAGCTCTGCCTACGGGGGGAGCTACAACTATCCTCCCAGCTCCCTGGGTGGCACCCTGGTGCCCGATGGCCAGACGGGCTTCCACAGCGACACCCTCAACAAGGCCCCCGGTATGAACAGCCTGGACCAGGGCATGGTGGGCCTGAAGATAGGCGGGGACATGACCAGCCAGGGGTCGGGGGTCAAAGCCGTGGGCTCTGTGATCGGTGGCCCTGCGCTGGGGCCCACGGGCAACGGGGCCATGCCTATAGGGATGCCCCCGCCGAAACCCACGTCCTGGGCTGCCATCGCGAGCAAGCCAGCGAAGCCCCAGCAGTTGAAGCTGAAGCTGAAGCCGGGCATGGGTCCCCCAGGCGGCGCCCTGCCCCCTCCCATCAAACACAACATGAACATTGGCACGTGGGACAAGGGGCCGGTGTCTAAAGTGGCCCCGGGCCCCATgcatcagcatcagcatcagcatcagcagcagcatcagcagcagcatcagcagcagcaggcccctCTAGGACATCCCCACAACAtgggcccccagcccccccttcaGCAAGCACCTATGcagccccctccaccccaaTCGATGGTGCAGCCTCCCATGCAGCCTATGGGCTTacagccccagcaccaccaccaccaccaccagcctcccCCGCAGCCCTACCAGAACCAcaaccaacccccacccccccaggctCGCTGGGTCGCCCCCCGCAACCGCAACCTGGGCTATGGCCCCAACGGGCCGGGCTACGAGGGCTGCGGCGTGCCGGGCATGGTCGGCGTCGGCAACGGCGGCCCGCCCGCCTCCGCCAGCGGCGGCATGGGCCCGGGCGCGGAGAACCACCCGGTGCTGGAGAAGCTGTGCGCGGCCCACAGCTACAACCCCCGGGAGTTTGAGTGGAACCTGAAGAACGGCCGCGTGTTCATCATCAAGAGCTACTCCGAGGACGACATCCACCGCTCCATCAAGTACTCCATCTGGTGCAGCACGGAGCACGGCAACAAGCGCCTGGACGGGGCCTTCCGCAACCTGAACGCCAAGGGCCCCGTCTACCTGCTGTTCAGCGTCAACGGCAGCGGGCACTTCTGCGGCGTGGCGGAGATGCGCTCGCCGGTGGACTACGGCACCAGCGCCGGCGTGTGGGCGCAGGACAAGTGGAAGGGCAAGTTCGACGTGGACTGGCTGTTTGTGAAGGACGTGCCCAACAGCCAGCTGCGCCACATCCGCCTGGAGAACAACGACAACAAGCCGGTGACCAACTCGCGGGACACCCAGGAGGTGCCCCTCGAGAAGGCCAAGCAGGTGCTGAAGATCATGGCcacctacaaacacaccacCTCCATCTTCGACGACTTCTCCCACTACGAgaagaggcaggaggaggaggaagag ACCTTTGAGCCTGCACCCATCCCCAGCCGCTCTCGCCTTGATCAG GAGCGCCAAAACCGGAATAAACAATAG
- the LOC132455741 gene encoding YTH domain-containing family protein 1-like isoform X1 gives MSATSIDPQRSKGQASKMQNGSLHQKENVHDNDFEPYLTGQSTQNNSYQSMTDPYLSSYYAPSIGFPYPLSEAPWSTGGDPPIPYLTSYGPLSNGDHHYMPDTVFGQPGGLGSSIYPHRFNFFPENPAFSAWGTSGSQGQQTQSSAYGGSYNYPPSSLGGTLVPDGQTGFHSDTLNKAPGMNSLDQGMVGLKIGGDMTSQGSGVKAVGSVIGGPALGPTGNGAMPIGMPPPKPTSWAAIASKPAKPQQLKLKLKPGMGPPGGALPPPIKHNMNIGTWDKGPVSKVAPGPMHQHQHQHQQQHQQQHQQQQAPLGHPHNMGPQPPLQQAPMQPPPPQSMVQPPMQPMGLQPQHHHHHHQPPPQPYQNHNQPPPPQARWVAPRNRNLGYGPNGPGYEGCGVPGMVGVGNGGPPASASGGMGPGAENHPVLEKLCAAHSYNPREFEWNLKNGRVFIIKSYSEDDIHRSIKYSIWCSTEHGNKRLDGAFRNLNAKGPVYLLFSVNGSGHFCGVAEMRSPVDYGTSAGVWAQDKWKGKFDVDWLFVKDVPNSQLRHIRLENNDNKPVTNSRDTQEVPLEKAKQVLKIMATYKHTTSIFDDFSHYEKRQEEEEEVRKTFEPAPIPSRSRLDQERQNRNKQ, from the exons ATGTCTGCTACAAGCATTGACCCTCAG AGATCAAAGGGACAAGCATCTAAAA TGCAAAATGGTTCACTGCATCAGAAGGAAAATGTCCATGACAATGACTTTGAGCCTTACCTCACTGGTCAATCCACTCAG AACAACAGCTACCAGTCGATGACGGACCCCTACCTTTCCAGCTACTACGCCCCCTCCATTGGATTCCCCTACCCACTCAGCGAGGCCCCCTGGTCCACCGGCGGAGACCCCCCCATCCCTTACCTCACTTCCTACGGACCCTTGAGCAATGGAGACCATCATTACATGCCGGACACTGTCTTTGGCCAGCCGGGGGGGCTGGGCAGCAGCATCTACCCGCACAGGTTTAACTTTTTCCCAGAGAATCCCGCCTTTTCTGCCTGGGGCACGAGTGGCTCCCAGGGCCAGCAGACCCAGAGCTCTGCCTACGGGGGGAGCTACAACTATCCTCCCAGCTCCCTGGGTGGCACCCTGGTGCCCGATGGCCAGACGGGCTTCCACAGCGACACCCTCAACAAGGCCCCCGGTATGAACAGCCTGGACCAGGGCATGGTGGGCCTGAAGATAGGCGGGGACATGACCAGCCAGGGGTCGGGGGTCAAAGCCGTGGGCTCTGTGATCGGTGGCCCTGCGCTGGGGCCCACGGGCAACGGGGCCATGCCTATAGGGATGCCCCCGCCGAAACCCACGTCCTGGGCTGCCATCGCGAGCAAGCCAGCGAAGCCCCAGCAGTTGAAGCTGAAGCTGAAGCCGGGCATGGGTCCCCCAGGCGGCGCCCTGCCCCCTCCCATCAAACACAACATGAACATTGGCACGTGGGACAAGGGGCCGGTGTCTAAAGTGGCCCCGGGCCCCATgcatcagcatcagcatcagcatcagcagcagcatcagcagcagcatcagcagcagcaggcccctCTAGGACATCCCCACAACAtgggcccccagcccccccttcaGCAAGCACCTATGcagccccctccaccccaaTCGATGGTGCAGCCTCCCATGCAGCCTATGGGCTTacagccccagcaccaccaccaccaccaccagcctcccCCGCAGCCCTACCAGAACCAcaaccaacccccacccccccaggctCGCTGGGTCGCCCCCCGCAACCGCAACCTGGGCTATGGCCCCAACGGGCCGGGCTACGAGGGCTGCGGCGTGCCGGGCATGGTCGGCGTCGGCAACGGCGGCCCGCCCGCCTCCGCCAGCGGCGGCATGGGCCCGGGCGCGGAGAACCACCCGGTGCTGGAGAAGCTGTGCGCGGCCCACAGCTACAACCCCCGGGAGTTTGAGTGGAACCTGAAGAACGGCCGCGTGTTCATCATCAAGAGCTACTCCGAGGACGACATCCACCGCTCCATCAAGTACTCCATCTGGTGCAGCACGGAGCACGGCAACAAGCGCCTGGACGGGGCCTTCCGCAACCTGAACGCCAAGGGCCCCGTCTACCTGCTGTTCAGCGTCAACGGCAGCGGGCACTTCTGCGGCGTGGCGGAGATGCGCTCGCCGGTGGACTACGGCACCAGCGCCGGCGTGTGGGCGCAGGACAAGTGGAAGGGCAAGTTCGACGTGGACTGGCTGTTTGTGAAGGACGTGCCCAACAGCCAGCTGCGCCACATCCGCCTGGAGAACAACGACAACAAGCCGGTGACCAACTCGCGGGACACCCAGGAGGTGCCCCTCGAGAAGGCCAAGCAGGTGCTGAAGATCATGGCcacctacaaacacaccacCTCCATCTTCGACGACTTCTCCCACTACGAgaagaggcaggaggaggaggaagaggtgcgCAAG ACCTTTGAGCCTGCACCCATCCCCAGCCGCTCTCGCCTTGATCAG GAGCGCCAAAACCGGAATAAACAATAG
- the LOC132455741 gene encoding YTH domain-containing family protein 1-like isoform X3, whose product MQNGSLHQKENVHDNDFEPYLTGQSTQNNSYQSMTDPYLSSYYAPSIGFPYPLSEAPWSTGGDPPIPYLTSYGPLSNGDHHYMPDTVFGQPGGLGSSIYPHRFNFFPENPAFSAWGTSGSQGQQTQSSAYGGSYNYPPSSLGGTLVPDGQTGFHSDTLNKAPGMNSLDQGMVGLKIGGDMTSQGSGVKAVGSVIGGPALGPTGNGAMPIGMPPPKPTSWAAIASKPAKPQQLKLKLKPGMGPPGGALPPPIKHNMNIGTWDKGPVSKVAPGPMHQHQHQHQQQHQQQHQQQQAPLGHPHNMGPQPPLQQAPMQPPPPQSMVQPPMQPMGLQPQHHHHHHQPPPQPYQNHNQPPPPQARWVAPRNRNLGYGPNGPGYEGCGVPGMVGVGNGGPPASASGGMGPGAENHPVLEKLCAAHSYNPREFEWNLKNGRVFIIKSYSEDDIHRSIKYSIWCSTEHGNKRLDGAFRNLNAKGPVYLLFSVNGSGHFCGVAEMRSPVDYGTSAGVWAQDKWKGKFDVDWLFVKDVPNSQLRHIRLENNDNKPVTNSRDTQEVPLEKAKQVLKIMATYKHTTSIFDDFSHYEKRQEEEEEVRKTFEPAPIPSRSRLDQERQNRNKQ is encoded by the exons A TGCAAAATGGTTCACTGCATCAGAAGGAAAATGTCCATGACAATGACTTTGAGCCTTACCTCACTGGTCAATCCACTCAG AACAACAGCTACCAGTCGATGACGGACCCCTACCTTTCCAGCTACTACGCCCCCTCCATTGGATTCCCCTACCCACTCAGCGAGGCCCCCTGGTCCACCGGCGGAGACCCCCCCATCCCTTACCTCACTTCCTACGGACCCTTGAGCAATGGAGACCATCATTACATGCCGGACACTGTCTTTGGCCAGCCGGGGGGGCTGGGCAGCAGCATCTACCCGCACAGGTTTAACTTTTTCCCAGAGAATCCCGCCTTTTCTGCCTGGGGCACGAGTGGCTCCCAGGGCCAGCAGACCCAGAGCTCTGCCTACGGGGGGAGCTACAACTATCCTCCCAGCTCCCTGGGTGGCACCCTGGTGCCCGATGGCCAGACGGGCTTCCACAGCGACACCCTCAACAAGGCCCCCGGTATGAACAGCCTGGACCAGGGCATGGTGGGCCTGAAGATAGGCGGGGACATGACCAGCCAGGGGTCGGGGGTCAAAGCCGTGGGCTCTGTGATCGGTGGCCCTGCGCTGGGGCCCACGGGCAACGGGGCCATGCCTATAGGGATGCCCCCGCCGAAACCCACGTCCTGGGCTGCCATCGCGAGCAAGCCAGCGAAGCCCCAGCAGTTGAAGCTGAAGCTGAAGCCGGGCATGGGTCCCCCAGGCGGCGCCCTGCCCCCTCCCATCAAACACAACATGAACATTGGCACGTGGGACAAGGGGCCGGTGTCTAAAGTGGCCCCGGGCCCCATgcatcagcatcagcatcagcatcagcagcagcatcagcagcagcatcagcagcagcaggcccctCTAGGACATCCCCACAACAtgggcccccagcccccccttcaGCAAGCACCTATGcagccccctccaccccaaTCGATGGTGCAGCCTCCCATGCAGCCTATGGGCTTacagccccagcaccaccaccaccaccaccagcctcccCCGCAGCCCTACCAGAACCAcaaccaacccccacccccccaggctCGCTGGGTCGCCCCCCGCAACCGCAACCTGGGCTATGGCCCCAACGGGCCGGGCTACGAGGGCTGCGGCGTGCCGGGCATGGTCGGCGTCGGCAACGGCGGCCCGCCCGCCTCCGCCAGCGGCGGCATGGGCCCGGGCGCGGAGAACCACCCGGTGCTGGAGAAGCTGTGCGCGGCCCACAGCTACAACCCCCGGGAGTTTGAGTGGAACCTGAAGAACGGCCGCGTGTTCATCATCAAGAGCTACTCCGAGGACGACATCCACCGCTCCATCAAGTACTCCATCTGGTGCAGCACGGAGCACGGCAACAAGCGCCTGGACGGGGCCTTCCGCAACCTGAACGCCAAGGGCCCCGTCTACCTGCTGTTCAGCGTCAACGGCAGCGGGCACTTCTGCGGCGTGGCGGAGATGCGCTCGCCGGTGGACTACGGCACCAGCGCCGGCGTGTGGGCGCAGGACAAGTGGAAGGGCAAGTTCGACGTGGACTGGCTGTTTGTGAAGGACGTGCCCAACAGCCAGCTGCGCCACATCCGCCTGGAGAACAACGACAACAAGCCGGTGACCAACTCGCGGGACACCCAGGAGGTGCCCCTCGAGAAGGCCAAGCAGGTGCTGAAGATCATGGCcacctacaaacacaccacCTCCATCTTCGACGACTTCTCCCACTACGAgaagaggcaggaggaggaggaagaggtgcgCAAG ACCTTTGAGCCTGCACCCATCCCCAGCCGCTCTCGCCTTGATCAG GAGCGCCAAAACCGGAATAAACAATAG